CTTTTTCCAAAATGTCAATTTTTCTTGTGGAAGAAGCCTGCCTCGAAAATGGCTTATGGCTTCTTGTGCAATTTTTTCCCGTCCCATTATCCTACGTGTCACCCCAAAtaaccattaaaaataaaattttctttaaaaagtaTTATTGATATTTGCATTGTATTCTAAACTACGAGTGTGCGGCCCCATACTGCTAAAGACTTGTTCAAACGtcttttattgtaaaaatttttGGTCTTCCACTCAGCTTTTGCCATTTGGTTGGTCAAATTTTTAGTAACTATGTGTGGTGGTGCGGCTGGTGCCTGCTGTGTTACTGTTCCACGTGTCACGACCTTTTGAAACAGATTGATCCGTCTTATCTGTTGCAATGgtgtataaataaattaaaaaaaaaatagaattctaaaatatttaatttaactttatatttaataatttaatttaaattattaaataaaataaatatatttgataaaattatttaatagcataaatttaaaattaaaattaactttaaataataagtaaaatcaCTTAAACCATtttaagtccatattttttattttatcattttattcttatttatcataattattttaatgatattttttactaCTCCACGATGTCCtttatgataattataatttataaaaataaatatattaatttgataatttaaaataaattttatcaaataattttaatatatttaaaataaaaattaaataataaattttcaatgtataaattaaataaatttaacttaaaattaatttaaattattaagcaataaatattaaattttgtcaaacattttttttttcaaatactttgTCAACTTGCTCAACAAGAGAGGTAAGAGAAACGtttcttaataaaaaagattttaaaactaatagtttaattgataaaattgaaaaagtggAGAAGTTTGCTAACcatgaaaataaagaaacacaATGCTATAAAAatcacattagagaattaatggTAATAAGATAATTTGTGAATAGCAAATTATGGTAAGTATGTTTTCAATGGAATTTGGTAGAGAATTAtggtaaatttttatttttattttttaatattaatggctaaaaatatcaaaactcattcgttatttatttatttatttttatcaattaatattttattttatttacatttacGATCACAATAATATCggatttgatgaaaaaaatataaatggaagGGCTGATAATAGGGGCACGATAGAGCATATACACCCCCCCTAGACCTTTTTGACAGACAAATGAAGCTGCTGCCACGTAAGGACGCATCCCGGTTGTTGTTCTATAAAGCTCTCCCCTTCAAGGAGGGTGGATCAAAATAACAGACACAGAGAGATCAAAATAacagatagagagagagaaagagcagatagagagagagaaagagagagactAGTGAAAAAAGATGGAGATTGGTTGCTGCAAGAAGGGGCCTGGTTATGCCACTCCACTCGAAGCCATGTCTGGTCCCAGAGAATCTCTTCTTTATGTCACTTGCATCTATACAGGTATATGCcattcctcctcctcctcctgcATCTTCTTCTTTATATCACATATTTAATGGGATTTCAATTCATCCTTTCTTCATAATAatggtaattttatttatttttatttttatttttaaattgttttgcGTCGCTCCTCTAGATGTTCTGCTTGATGCTGAGATTCGATTTCGGGGTTGCGAGAAAAACAAATGGTTTCTCAAAAGTTCTTTCCAGTATTTCTCTCTGCTTTCTGCTCTTAAATCTCAATTTATTGCCATTTTGATTTTATCTGGCGACGCTGGTTTTTAATTTGTAGATTGATGAGTAAATTTTGTTCGGCGATGACTGAATTTATACAGCACTAGGCCTGAACAtgaaaagatttttattttttattttaagatttatgGTTCTATTGGCGTTTCCAAATTTCTGGCTTAATTTTGAATGAGAGATGCTGAGATGAATGATTCATATAGAGTACAGATGCTAACAATTGAAACACCATAGGCATGCCGAAGAGAAATACTTGTCTGCAATCACTCTGTGGTACACAGCTTTATTATGATGATAATTCCATTAGGTTTTGCCATTTCTGGTTACGGATGTGTAGCATATGAAAATGATCAGGGCCTTgtttcattcattcatccacTGTTTGTTTGGGACCTGAAAGCACAAACCAGTTGAAGCCTAGTATGATTTTCCTTTTAGAACATGAGGATGTGGGCCTCCAAttcatgggttttttttttttatatatatagcttGTTGCTTCATTCCAAAATATAAGGGTATTCCAGTATAACATCCTTTCCTCATTGTTTAGCAAATTAACTAACGCCCATGTGCTTCTCCATCAGGTCATGCTCCTTCTTAGCTGTCCTCACAATTTTGGGCCACTTCCCTTCTAATGGTTCAATTCTTATGCAGGATCAGGAAAAGGGAAGCCTGACTACCTTGCTACAGTGGATGTAGATCCAAGCTCACCTTCTTATTCAAAAGTTATCCACCGGCTTCCTGTACCTTATTTAGGGGATGAACTACACCACTCTGGGTGGAACTCCTGCAGCTCTTGCCATGGTGATTCATCACAAGAACGGCGTTTTCTTGTCCTACCTTCCTTGGTGTAAGAACTGGAATTTATGTTGCATTAGGGACTACATATTTTAAGCTTGTAGCAGTTTAGTAATAATACTGGTATGAAGAATGAGTGCAGAGTCTAACTTTTTACTTATTGCGATTAAATCTCAACTTCTAATTCTGAATGTCCACTAAATGCATGCAAATGTTGGGAACATCCCACAAGACTGCAAATGGGATCCACAAAACtgaaagattttgaaaattgtaacTCAGCAGTTGGTAATTTCTGTGCCTCTGTACAGTGATGGGTTAGTCCCTAATTTGTTTGGTAACTAATTTTACCTGACAGAAAggtattaatattttgtaatttttttcctcatcCCTGATTGCTTTAGagttttatcttcttttttttttcaggtcTGGTCGTATATATGCTATCGACACACAAAAAAATCCTAGGGGTCCCAGTTTGCATAAAGTTGTTGAGCCTGAAGACATTCTGAAGAAGACTGGGTTAGCATACCCACACACAGCTCATTGCCTTGCTTCTGGTGATATAATGGTTTCATGCCTTGGAGATGGAGATGGAAAAGCTGAAGGAAGTGGATTTCTTCTACTTGACTCAGAATTCAATGTGAAAGGAAGGTCTCTTTCACACATCCACATACAGTGCACAAGCACACACTCCCTTTTcacatttttaacataaatctATGCAATTTGAGAATTGTAGACATGGGTTTTTGTGGTTGTCCTGATTTCTATCTATGCTCTACTTGGTTTTAGTTCTTTCTGGTTTAGTCTGTTTTAATTTCTTACTACTTTTGGTTTCTCTTTTTCTTGTGTGACATCTTGTCTTCTTTCCTATGTGCAATTCCttgtttttctaattaattgCATACAGTTATCatgtatataaattaatatataaatatttggtTGCCATGTTTTTTAATGGGCGATAATTGATTTATatgaaaacatatatttgaCCGTTTATacttatcaaaatatatatatatatatatatatatatatttgacagTTTATATCACACAAACTATAGCATCCAAGTACGTTGTTTGGTTTCTGAATCTTAGTAAATACTTCACGAAGATGACCCATAATCTAATAAGAGGTCAAATATAAGTTTACTTCAGTATTATATCCTTCATCCTAATATTACTGAATTAGGAAATCTACAGTCATTTGGTCATTTTACATAATATTTCATGTATAATTCTCTGTTATACTCTTCCAAACTATTTATCAAAGTTGCTGCTTAAACACAAAAGGGAAGCTACTCGAACATGTCCAGGGAATGGTTTTAGTATAACATGAGCCAACCTCTGACATTGAGCACAGTATTTTAAGTTTGATTTTCCACTCCTTTTGATATATATCAGATGGGAGAAACCAGGGCATAGTCCGTCTTTTGGCTACGATTTCTGGTACCAACCCCGTCACAAGACAATGATCAGTTCATCATGGGGAGCACCTGCAGCTTTCACTAAAGGTTTCAATCTTCAGCATGTGTCAGATGGTCTATATGGGAAGCATCTATATGTGTATTCCTGGCCTGAGGGTGAACTGAAACAAACATTGGATCTTGGTGATTCAGGACTCTTACCCTTAGAGGTGAGTTTTGGAAATATAATCCACCATTGCTTTGCTTTTTGGTTAAGAAATAGCAAATGctacatttttttctctaattttgcATGTTATTATGACCATATGTGTTAACGGTTTACTATCTACATGTGTATCTTCAATCTTTCTTGCTTGCAGATAAGATTCCTGCATGATCCTTCTAAAGATACAGGGTTTGTAGGTTGTGCCTTAACAAGCAACATGGTGCGATTTTTCAAGACCCCAGATGGGTCATGGAGCCACGAGGTATGCGGATAATATGTGTTTCTTCAATTCCTTTGTTTGAAACCTTGCATTTTGAATTGTATTAGTCTCTATTAAGGCATGACAATCCACAATATATAATCACTCCCTAATTTACTTATGAAGGTTGCAATATCAGTAAAACCACTGAAGGTGCAAAACTGGATTCTTCCTGACATGCCGTCTCTTATAACTGATTTTCTGATCTCTCTCGATGACCGTTATCTATACTTGGCAAATTGGCTTCATGGAGATGTGAGACAGTACAATATTGAGGACCCTAAGAATCCTGTATTAACTGGTCAAGTATGGGTTGGGGGACTGATTCAGAAGGGAAGCCCTATAGTGGCGTTGGCAGAAGATGGTACAACATGGCAGTCTGAGGTTCCAGAGGTCCAGGTGAGTTCTATCTCTAGGGTCAAACTAGAAATTTGAACTTCCTCACCTAAGCCTAGGAGCTGCAAAACTCATAACTCCATCGATGATCCCTTAACACAATGATCGAATTTGAGCTTTGAATCCATTATCTAATTCATGGCATGTGTCATAAATTTGGTGGTTGCTGAGAATTGAGAACCCTTGAATTGCCATATAAATAAATGACTTGATCCTGTTTTCAGGGAAAAAGGTTGCGAGGGGGACCTCAAATGATCCAGTTAAGTTTAGATGGGAAGCGGCTTTATGTTACCAACTCACTCTTCAGTACATGGGATCACCAGTTTTATCCTGATCTCCCACGGGAAGGATCTCACATGTTGCAGATTGATGTTGACACTGAGAAAGGTGGTCTGGTCATAAACCCCAATTTTTTTGTCGACTTCGGGTCTGAACCTGACGGTCCTTCGCTGGCCCATGAGATGAGATATCCTGGGGGTGACTGCACCTCTGATATATGGGTTTAAAACACCACCCCACTCTTTGTATAAATTGATAATATAATGCTGTCCATCCACCTTATGCTAGTGCTCCTTGATGGGCGAAATAATTTGTTCCGACTCACTAAGTATTAATGTTCAACTTTGACATGCTATCAAAACTTCCATAACTTTGAGAAGTTACTCCTAACTTGGACTTGAAAATGCAGGATGTACAAACTACAAAGAGGCTAATATCTTTTTAAGGGCCTATTTGGATACACTTGGgtttagtttttattctttttagggATTACGGATTAGAAGGTACAAAATTCCCTTAAAATTGTAAATG
This region of Vitis vinifera cultivar Pinot Noir 40024 chromosome 5, ASM3070453v1 genomic DNA includes:
- the LOC100265737 gene encoding selenium-binding protein 1; its protein translation is MEIGCCKKGPGYATPLEAMSGPRESLLYVTCIYTGSGKGKPDYLATVDVDPSSPSYSKVIHRLPVPYLGDELHHSGWNSCSSCHGDSSQERRFLVLPSLVSGRIYAIDTQKNPRGPSLHKVVEPEDILKKTGLAYPHTAHCLASGDIMVSCLGDGDGKAEGSGFLLLDSEFNVKGRWEKPGHSPSFGYDFWYQPRHKTMISSSWGAPAAFTKGFNLQHVSDGLYGKHLYVYSWPEGELKQTLDLGDSGLLPLEIRFLHDPSKDTGFVGCALTSNMVRFFKTPDGSWSHEVAISVKPLKVQNWILPDMPSLITDFLISLDDRYLYLANWLHGDVRQYNIEDPKNPVLTGQVWVGGLIQKGSPIVALAEDGTTWQSEVPEVQGKRLRGGPQMIQLSLDGKRLYVTNSLFSTWDHQFYPDLPREGSHMLQIDVDTEKGGLVINPNFFVDFGSEPDGPSLAHEMRYPGGDCTSDIWV